The genomic region gtgcacttaaaatttggaaagaaaaaaaaaagaaataaaatcttagaaaaaaagagggaaagaaaatTGTGGAGCCATGTGACATTTTTGTTAATAAGCAGCCACTGCTTATTTCCAGCTCCCCCTTTTGTTCCATAGCTTATTTCtaattcctaaacaatagctgctccaccaaaatagggaaagattctcAATTAtcccttttttgacaatttttaagttgcatgggaacatttaactgcttaaatttaagcagaaaatagagTTAAGCAGCATCATGGGAACATGATGTAAGAGGTGCGTTGGTAGACAAATTCAAGGTCCCAATATTTGGGAGGGTAGAAAGGGAGGCCACAGGAGGTCCCTCAATATCGATTCATGCTTCTTCATTTGaattcaaaaaattgatttttgttaCATTTATAAATACATCATAAATTCAAATTGAAAGATATTTAGACCTCCACAAAATTTTCTCTACTGAACTGATCAGTTGGGGCCCCCAATGTTTGGGAAGCCAAGAGGAGAGGCCAGGTGAGGCCCCTGAAAAATCCGCAAGATCCCGCTCAATGAATTCAAAAAATTCACATCTGTAAATAAGTGATAAATATAAATCAGGGGATACTCAGACCTCCCCAAAATTGCTTCTACGCAACCGATCTTAAAATTAAACATTGGGGTTTTATGGGATTGTTCATAAATCTCTTTACATTTGAAGGTTTCTTTGTTGAAAAGTATTGTCATCATTCAGCTGTGAGAATGTGTAGATTGCCAATGAACATTCAGCTACCATGGATTTCTTCGTATCAACGCATGCTAGAAGCTTAGAAATAAGTCATGTAAAGAGACAATCTCCATTGTTACACCTTTAAATAAATGACATTAGACTTCTTTTTTCTGAAGAGAAACCAGCTCTCTTATTTCTGAATTCGATATTTGATAAACAAATTTTTCATGGTATGAAAAAATAGCAAATATTAGACAAAATTTGTTCTATTACTCAACCTAGAATTTAAAAGACAAAGTAGAACAGCCTACAGAAATCATTGAATGTTCCCGAGTGGAAAGAATCTGTTGACAAGAACCAGCTATTTatatttctctccaccatttgATTCTCTCAAACCACCTGAAAAAATGAAATAATGCAATGCTCATCCCTATTTCATTCCTAAATGTATGGAAAAAGACCGATGGCTTTCTTTGGCTTTTATTTTATCATCCTCTGGTACAAGGCATGGGAAATGAATATAACAACCCTCATGACTGCCATTGCATATCAAAACATTTTCCTTGGCAATGCTTATTACCTTTTCCTATTTCTAATTCTATATTGTGAAAGAATTGGAAGTAATCATTCATAGAGCTCCTGTCTTTCAAAAAGTTGTTGGCGTCTCCTCAATTGGGTCATCTCTTAACAAAACGCCCCTGCAAAAGTAATACAGatcaattttctttaaaaaaaaaaaaaaaaaagtaacatCTTCTCTTGAAGAAGTTGTTTATTATTTTTAGTTGTTTAAGGTTTTTGATATTCTGATAATAGATGggagagtgtgatctgaaatgttgacgctaataaattttacaaaattgaatctagaaacaacaacaacaaattttttttatttttattttttgatagaagtggatagaaccactgaactatattaaattttaaaattttttttacaaaacaacaacaacaaatttatttgatcaaagaTATTAGATTTCTACAATTCATAATGATATATAatcatatttttaaatttgattgtcATAATCCATCATAAAAAACTTACTCAAAATATACCATAAAAGAGAAGCAATAGCATGAGAGTAGTGGTTAAGAAGTAAACCTTCATTCTTGGGCGCTTCTCTGCATTAAGCTTCCTGACCTCATAGCGTATTTTCTTAGAGAAAAGCCTTGTTTGCCTCTTCTCCTTGTATCTCAGTACACGAGCTTCTCTCACTCCtgcatttttctccactcttctcGACCCATCTTCTATCATGTAACTGCTCTGCATAAAATTCATATTACACTCCTCCACACCCCTCCAAAAACTCATATCTGGGACCAAACCAAAGTCCACATTTTCCTGCAGAATAATCATATCCGTTAGATCTACACAATTTATTCAATCATGCACTGTTAAGGAATTTCTTTTCTAAAAACAAAACCAGATTGGGCAATCTAAGAGCTGTAAATTTGCCTGCTAATGTAAATGACCAACATATGTTGATTTACATGGTTGACTGCTTACAGCGTTTAATAAAGCAACCATATGAACAAGTAAATGTAATCAAGCTTTTTATGACTGAAGTCTAGATGGTTTTTTAAATGGTTTTTTAAAATGACGGTAAAGAATGGAGTTTAATAAAATGAGCATGTTAACAAAattcttatattttattttaaatttgacaatcattaatatatcaaaataatattatttaataataaacataatattacaaaaaaaaattaaattgatatttcTTTCTGTTTttttagatagatatatttaaTTCATATTGCTAATCTTTTACAAATATAATGCTAATATGAACATCAGCATGAGACCAATCGACTAATATCAGTTCACTTGAAGAAATCACCTATGAAATATCAAGAGTTCAACTTAGAAATCTACTTATATAGAAACCACCTAAATATTAAAAGTCAATTATTGCTCATATGAGCATCAACATGAGACTAATACAAATTCTTGCAAGCACAACCATGAGATTAATGTCAGTTTGTTTTGAGCAATCACACTAAAGATCACTTATGGAAGACCAATAGATAACTTAGAAAATCACTTATTTAGAAACCACCTCCATATTAGAAATCAAAGAATCAACTCAGATTTTTATATTAGATGTCCTACTGGATTTCTAGATTGAGAACTCGATGTTTTAACCAACTAAACTATACCCTTAAATTTAGATAGAtctatttaagatatctatactagttttTATTCTATCAAAGTTGAATAAAGAACTCATAAGACATCTAAGTCTTACTTTCAAAATCTCATTCCTCTTAATGACAGCTTATAAAATATGATCTCAAATAttaatcaaatccagaaacattcAGAAAAAAAAACTTACAACTTCGCAGTCCTGTTCATCTTCAGAGTTGGGGCACTGGCCGTCGTCAATATAAAGAGAACCTTGACCAGACCAGGCACTGAGAACCTGCTGGTAATCCAGCTTGAGAGAGAGGCTATGACAAGGATCCTCCCTTGTTAACCAGTCCAAGGAGAACAACTTATCCTTACCCATCTTCAACTTACTCCTGAACCTCGCATGCCCATTCCGAAGACCATCAACGTTACGTCTAAGACCTCGAATGGCAGAATCATAAGCTCTGCTGTCCACCAAATCGGCATGACGTCGCTCAGGCGAATGAATTTCAACGCAAGGAGGACCAGGCCCGCCCAGAATGGTGTCCATCCCGCCATCAAAATCGCTCACCTCAAGAAACGACTTCTCGGTCTCATGGTCGAATCCCGGCGAGTCTTCGACGGTGAGCAGGGAGGAGGGAGAAGGCAGGGGCGACCCCGATTCGACATGGTTGAAGTTGGAAAGAATGAGGGGCAATTCTTCCTCTGCCTCCCTGAGCTTGCTCAACAGAGCTGGAAGCTCCTGCAAGAGCTCAGTTTTCTCAGCTGGGCTTCTTGGCTCAATCTTGACCAGTGGGCACACATCCCCTTCATCAGAAAACAGTCTTGGATAAATCGTGTAGAAAGATGCAATGGCTTTACTGTATGAGTTGTGTGGCCTGCCCCTTCTGGTTCTGCGCTTCTTCACAATGGTGGAATTGGAATTGCAattgcaattggagttggagtTGGAGTTGGAATTGGAGGTGGAATCTCCTCCTGGTTTTGCCAAGCATATGTTGGCATTCTTGGATTCAGTtatggatgaggaggaggatgaggatgtgaGGGAGTTTTTGGA from Cryptomeria japonica chromosome 3, Sugi_1.0, whole genome shotgun sequence harbors:
- the LOC131077431 gene encoding uncharacterized protein LOC131077431, translated to MSCTIPSIRPKVFPHYDSKNSLTSSSSSSSITESKNANICLAKPGGDSTSNSNSNSNSNCNCNSNSTIVKKRRTRRGRPHNSYSKAIASFYTIYPRLFSDEGDVCPLVKIEPRSPAEKTELLQELPALLSKLREAEEELPLILSNFNHVESGSPLPSPSSLLTVEDSPGFDHETEKSFLEVSDFDGGMDTILGGPGPPCVEIHSPERRHADLVDSRAYDSAIRGLRRNVDGLRNGHARFRSKLKMGKDKLFSLDWLTREDPCHSLSLKLDYQQVLSAWSGQGSLYIDDGQCPNSEDEQDCEVENVDFGLVPDMSFWRGVEECNMNFMQSSYMIEDGSRRVEKNAGVREARVLRYKEKRQTRLFSKKIRYEVRKLNAEKRPRMKGRFVKR